Proteins from one Desulfonema limicola genomic window:
- a CDS encoding HEAT repeat domain-containing protein has product MTNPDIHELAIKAIISVNSAIRNISLYPLTSAAAAAVSSIDSAFKAVKEILEHGETLIFAEHENQLLVCGESITREEHKKLQLSSLLELMLNLEIKNISFTQGLEKSEFTTFLEIISTDSEDDQKIERIKKIITERKFPHILIDQKVYISVDSKHRHSPSDTQEISLPDAFFPMLQTLDHILDSEGKAKISFYMAASIAKRDEDFLLNILTRKMNGNFGTLLFDNLMDVVEEEKFEKLVFKIKQIVKTNKEKNTEPGSDENDLLQILRDMIRSPKGAQLQLRIQNKKAREQLEKKKNAPRLRNGLDSILSDSNESFKDPEVMAYLPEAIEQLYAHKQNKAAEKFIDRLGDGLLNNDQLIRQYVSNAVSQLIDKLPYGLQIEVVKRLAYNLADWLKIEKSTSPVYEKLCIHLKDMAQIMLRKNQFAECNHILDAFHYICQKEERLGEKFKITAQDIMADIPDKTIIKTLIDDFLADDTEKRKHATHTLIRLGSATAETIMEQLKNSDNRYERARVLKLLTEIGPVAAQYVEHHLKIGNPWYYTRNLILLIGKIGDKSHIKTLMPFLKYKDIRVRRECLFTICAIGEDQGEKIILNALPDAEDRFKIDIVKMLGRIKSQKAVPQLIKLLESESLEDLQESICVSLGYIGSPRAVPVLKSFIEQKKGDKEAKNRTVKNAAEKAIEMIEKNQ; this is encoded by the coding sequence ATGACAAATCCAGATATTCATGAATTAGCCATTAAGGCAATAATATCAGTTAATTCTGCTATTCGGAATATTAGTCTTTACCCTCTTACCAGTGCTGCTGCTGCTGCGGTCAGTTCTATTGATAGTGCATTTAAAGCAGTAAAAGAAATCCTGGAACACGGGGAAACCCTTATATTTGCCGAACATGAAAACCAGCTGCTGGTCTGCGGTGAATCAATTACCAGGGAAGAGCATAAAAAGCTTCAATTATCATCTTTACTTGAGCTTATGCTTAATCTTGAAATCAAGAATATCTCTTTTACACAGGGATTGGAAAAGTCTGAATTTACAACATTTCTTGAAATAATCAGTACTGATTCAGAAGATGACCAGAAAATAGAAAGAATTAAAAAAATTATAACTGAAAGAAAATTTCCACATATTCTTATAGACCAAAAGGTTTATATCTCTGTTGACTCAAAACACAGGCATTCACCTTCTGATACTCAGGAAATCAGTCTGCCGGATGCTTTTTTCCCCATGCTTCAAACCCTGGATCATATTCTGGATTCAGAAGGCAAAGCTAAGATTTCCTTTTATATGGCTGCTTCAATTGCTAAAAGAGATGAAGACTTTCTTTTAAACATATTAACCCGGAAAATGAATGGAAATTTTGGCACCCTGCTTTTTGACAATCTGATGGATGTTGTTGAAGAAGAAAAATTTGAAAAACTTGTTTTCAAGATAAAACAGATTGTAAAGACAAATAAAGAAAAAAATACAGAACCAGGATCAGATGAAAATGACCTGCTTCAAATATTGCGGGATATGATACGAAGCCCTAAAGGAGCCCAGCTTCAGCTTCGTATTCAAAATAAAAAAGCCAGAGAACAACTGGAAAAGAAAAAAAATGCACCGCGCCTGCGTAATGGTCTTGACAGTATATTAAGTGACAGCAATGAATCTTTTAAAGATCCTGAGGTTATGGCATACCTGCCTGAAGCCATAGAGCAGCTATATGCACATAAACAAAACAAGGCTGCTGAAAAATTTATTGACAGGCTGGGCGACGGACTGCTCAATAATGACCAGCTCATAAGACAATATGTTTCAAATGCAGTATCCCAGCTTATTGATAAACTTCCTTACGGGCTTCAGATTGAGGTAGTAAAGCGCCTTGCATATAATCTGGCAGACTGGCTTAAAATAGAAAAATCAACCAGTCCTGTTTATGAAAAACTCTGCATTCACTTAAAAGATATGGCACAAATAATGCTTCGTAAAAACCAGTTTGCTGAATGCAATCATATTCTGGATGCTTTCCATTATATATGCCAAAAAGAGGAAAGACTGGGTGAGAAATTTAAGATTACAGCACAGGACATAATGGCTGATATTCCTGATAAAACCATAATTAAAACCCTGATTGATGATTTTCTGGCTGATGATACTGAAAAACGAAAACATGCGACCCATACATTAATCCGCCTGGGTTCAGCAACAGCAGAAACAATTATGGAACAGCTCAAAAACAGTGACAACCGTTATGAACGTGCCCGTGTTTTGAAACTTCTTACTGAAATAGGGCCTGTTGCTGCACAATATGTTGAACATCATCTTAAAATCGGTAATCCCTGGTACTATACAAGAAATTTAATATTGCTGATAGGCAAAATCGGGGATAAATCCCATATAAAAACATTGATGCCTTTTTTAAAATACAAAGATATACGTGTGCGCCGTGAATGCCTGTTTACAATCTGCGCTATTGGGGAAGATCAGGGTGAAAAAATTATACTCAATGCCCTGCCTGATGCAGAAGACCGGTTTAAAATCGACATTGTTAAAATGCTGGGCAGAATTAAAAGTCAAAAAGCAGTTCCCCAGCTTATCAAACTGCTGGAATCAGAATCATTGGAAGATCTTCAGGAAAGCATATGTGTTTCACTTGGTTACATTGGTTCACCCAGAGCAGTTCCTGTATTAAAAAGTTTTATTGAGCAGAAAAAAGGGGATAAAGAAGCCAAAAACCGGACTGTGAAAAATGCTGCTGAAAAAGCAATAGAGATGATTGAAAAAAATCAATAA
- a CDS encoding bactofilin family protein, translating into MAKTTETISILSKGAEFEGNLSCTGKIIINGTIKGTLKGEFITIGEQGIVYAETSAKSLTIAGRFEGNLKSADSLTVLAGGYCDGDVTCHDLVVEPGGVLNGRVNRRSLKELPVQDESQTVKEPKAKK; encoded by the coding sequence GTGGCAAAAACAACAGAAACAATTTCTATTTTAAGCAAAGGCGCTGAGTTTGAGGGCAATCTGTCCTGTACAGGCAAAATCATCATTAATGGAACAATAAAAGGCACCCTCAAAGGTGAATTTATAACAATAGGTGAACAAGGAATTGTATATGCTGAAACATCTGCAAAAAGCCTGACCATTGCAGGAAGATTTGAAGGAAATCTTAAATCTGCAGATTCATTGACTGTTCTTGCCGGCGGATATTGTGATGGAGATGTTACATGCCATGATCTTGTTGTTGAACCTGGAGGAGTTTTAAACGGGCGTGTAAACCGCCGTTCTCTTAAAGAACTTCCTGTACAGGATGAATCCCAGACCGTTAAGGAACCAAAAGCAAAAAAATAA
- a CDS encoding L,D-transpeptidase family protein, producing MQMKKFKIVLIIFILLCIGFNSYAVPEQNPEQNPEQNMDTENIPDVFIPFDTEADEYILLVEKETQRLFVFELNEKPKEIFQTSCSTGKNIGDKIASGDSKTPEGIYFFTKIHEDAQLSPIYGIRAFPTDYPNLMDRIAGKTGSAIWLHGTNKNLKPRDSNGCVALENSDLEKVSKYITLNRTPIIITDKIEYEPFETKKDIKQSLVQLVSGWSSALEKGTYHEYLSYYDPEYVPDITWWTEWNKTRARLGLAEKNLGSEKKSAVESKRTAFFKHKDMFVMLFDLYIRHKDRLVMTGTKKMFLSSKQGQLKIIGENYQTFPGFNEKPGIKIEENPFIMASRSLLVPEKIVPEQKTVAYADADIETLIDNWLKAWSSKDIEAYGSFYADNFHTQGMNKKAWLRYKDRLNKKYKYIKVNKRNLKIVKNNDNIQVTFFQDYESNVFKASGLKLIVLKLERGQWKIYQENLKKI from the coding sequence ATGCAGATGAAAAAATTTAAAATAGTTTTAATAATATTTATATTATTATGTATTGGATTTAACTCTTATGCAGTTCCAGAACAAAATCCAGAACAAAACCCAGAACAAAACATGGATACTGAAAATATTCCTGATGTTTTTATCCCTTTTGATACAGAAGCTGATGAATATATTTTACTTGTAGAAAAAGAAACCCAGCGTCTTTTTGTTTTTGAATTAAATGAAAAGCCAAAAGAAATTTTCCAGACAAGCTGTTCAACCGGGAAAAACATTGGAGATAAAATTGCATCAGGAGACAGCAAAACACCTGAAGGTATATATTTTTTTACAAAAATACATGAAGATGCACAGCTTTCACCAATTTACGGCATAAGAGCATTTCCAACAGATTACCCTAATTTAATGGATCGTATTGCCGGTAAAACCGGAAGTGCCATATGGCTTCATGGAACCAATAAAAATTTAAAACCACGGGATTCCAACGGATGCGTTGCTCTTGAAAATTCTGATCTTGAAAAGGTATCAAAATATATTACCTTAAACAGGACTCCGATTATTATAACTGACAAAATTGAGTATGAACCTTTTGAAACAAAAAAAGATATAAAACAATCCCTGGTTCAGCTTGTTTCAGGATGGTCGTCAGCCCTGGAAAAAGGCACATATCATGAATATCTCAGTTATTATGATCCTGAATATGTTCCTGATATTACATGGTGGACAGAATGGAACAAAACCAGAGCCAGGCTTGGCCTGGCTGAAAAAAATTTAGGTTCTGAAAAAAAATCAGCTGTTGAATCAAAAAGAACAGCTTTTTTTAAACATAAAGATATGTTTGTAATGCTTTTTGATCTTTATATCCGTCATAAAGACAGGCTTGTAATGACAGGCACAAAAAAAATGTTTTTATCCAGTAAACAGGGGCAGTTAAAAATCATTGGAGAAAACTACCAGACGTTTCCTGGTTTTAATGAGAAACCAGGTATTAAGATAGAAGAAAATCCTTTTATCATGGCTTCACGCAGTCTGCTTGTTCCTGAAAAAATTGTTCCTGAACAAAAGACTGTTGCCTATGCTGATGCTGATATCGAAACATTAATAGATAACTGGCTTAAAGCATGGTCTTCAAAAGATATTGAAGCATATGGAAGTTTTTATGCAGACAATTTCCACACTCAGGGAATGAATAAAAAAGCATGGCTCAGGTATAAAGACAGATTAAATAAAAAATACAAATATATCAAGGTAAACAAACGTAATTTAAAGATTGTAAAAAACAATGACAATATCCAGGTAACATTTTTTCAAGATTATGAGTCAAATGTGTTTAAAGCCTCAGGATTAAAGCTGATTGTATTAAAACTGGAAAGAGGACAATGGAAAATTTACCAAGAAAACTTGAAAAAGATATAA
- a CDS encoding SAM hydrolase/SAM-dependent halogenase family protein: protein MACITFLTDFGTSDEYAGIMKGVILSINPLASIIDLTHHIDPQDIVQAAYIIHAGYKFFPKNTVHTVVVDPGVGGTRDIIAVRFEDFFFLAPNNGVLTLFIDQDNLDEIVRVENPEYFLDKVSQTFHGRDIFAPVAAHLSSGLNINKLGKSIKQSDLVQVKLHRPFLSAQEELTGIIIGCDHFGNLMTNIRPDDFENFLQADSDNIKVSIGRHRMTGLSRSYDSRASQHPLAIIGSRGYLEIAVNQGNAMQYFGVEKGDGVRIIKS from the coding sequence ATGGCTTGTATTACATTTTTAACAGATTTTGGAACCTCTGATGAATATGCAGGAATTATGAAAGGGGTTATTCTGTCAATAAACCCCCTGGCATCAATTATAGACCTTACCCATCATATTGATCCTCAGGATATTGTACAGGCTGCATATATTATTCATGCTGGATATAAATTCTTCCCAAAAAATACCGTGCATACTGTTGTAGTTGATCCAGGGGTTGGAGGAACAAGGGATATTATTGCTGTCAGATTTGAAGACTTCTTTTTTTTAGCCCCCAATAACGGTGTTCTTACCCTTTTCATAGATCAAGATAATCTTGATGAAATTGTCAGGGTTGAAAATCCAGAGTATTTTCTGGATAAAGTCAGCCAGACATTTCACGGACGGGATATTTTTGCCCCTGTTGCAGCCCATCTTTCATCAGGGCTTAATATTAACAAACTGGGTAAGTCTATAAAACAAAGTGATCTTGTCCAGGTAAAACTGCACAGACCTTTTTTATCTGCCCAGGAAGAACTTACAGGAATAATAATCGGCTGTGACCATTTTGGAAATCTAATGACAAATATCAGGCCTGATGATTTTGAAAATTTTTTACAGGCTGATTCAGATAATATAAAAGTCAGTATTGGAAGACACCGAATGACCGGACTGTCCCGAAGTTATGACAGCAGGGCATCCCAGCATCCCCTTGCAATTATCGGAAGCCGGGGGTACCTTGAAATTGCAGTAAATCAGGGTAATGCCATGCAGTACTTTGGAGTTGAAAAAGGTGATGGGGTCAGAATTATAAAATCATGA
- the ruvB gene encoding Holliday junction branch migration DNA helicase RuvB: protein MTYTENDVLQHSSDKLGIVTRESLPLDTEPEIISLRPGTLAEYIGQPEIAETLAIAIAAAKKRKEPLDHVLFHGPPGLGKTTLAHIIANEMGGNLTVTSGPALEKGGDLIGILTHIEEGDVLFIDEIHRMPKAVEEFLYPAMEDFAVDFVFDKGVHARSHRYRLNQFCLVGATTRAGLLSAPLRDRFGILKSLDFYKQADLIQITKRSAALLDIGIDNPGAKELSRRSRGTPRIVNRLLKRVRDYAQVRGNGTITKQTVEAALALEGVDKLGITDLDRRYLKTIIHFYNGGPAGIEAISATLQEETDTLVDVVEPYLLKIGLITRTSSGRKASESAYKHLSINMTDANSQDIIQRTLF, encoded by the coding sequence ATGACATACACAGAAAACGACGTTTTACAACATTCTTCTGATAAACTTGGAATTGTTACCAGGGAATCCCTGCCCCTGGATACTGAACCTGAAATCATCTCCCTGAGACCCGGCACCCTTGCTGAATATATCGGCCAGCCTGAAATTGCCGAAACCCTTGCAATAGCAATTGCTGCTGCAAAAAAACGCAAAGAACCGCTGGACCACGTACTTTTCCACGGTCCCCCTGGATTAGGAAAAACTACACTGGCACATATTATAGCCAATGAAATGGGAGGAAATCTCACTGTTACATCAGGGCCTGCTCTTGAAAAAGGCGGAGACCTGATCGGCATTCTTACGCATATTGAAGAAGGGGATGTTTTGTTTATTGACGAGATCCACAGAATGCCCAAAGCAGTTGAGGAATTTCTTTATCCTGCAATGGAAGATTTTGCAGTTGATTTTGTTTTTGACAAAGGAGTTCATGCCAGAAGCCACAGATACAGGCTTAATCAATTCTGCCTGGTTGGAGCAACCACCCGGGCAGGGCTTTTATCTGCTCCTCTCCGGGATCGGTTTGGTATTTTAAAAAGCCTTGATTTTTATAAACAGGCAGACCTTATTCAAATTACAAAACGTTCAGCAGCACTCCTTGATATAGGCATAGATAATCCAGGAGCAAAAGAACTGTCCAGAAGATCCAGGGGAACCCCGCGTATTGTCAACCGCCTTTTAAAAAGAGTCAGGGATTATGCCCAGGTTCGCGGAAATGGAACTATCACAAAACAAACCGTAGAAGCAGCACTCGCACTTGAAGGTGTTGATAAACTCGGGATCACAGACCTTGACCGAAGATATTTAAAAACTATAATCCATTTTTACAATGGCGGCCCTGCTGGAATTGAAGCTATTTCTGCAACCCTCCAGGAAGAAACCGACACCCTGGTTGATGTTGTAGAACCTTATTTATTAAAAATAGGATTAATTACAAGAACCTCATCAGGCAGAAAAGCTTCTGAATCAGCTTATAAACATCTGTCAATAAATATGACAGATGCAAATTCTCAGGACATTATTCAAAGGACATTATTTTAA
- the ruvA gene encoding Holliday junction branch migration protein RuvA: MIGYLEGRIMKKEAEKILLIVNHVGYEIMLPGFVMDALQTKKTGDNLDLYIFHYQTERQPKPVLIGFNSEIEKEFFQLFISVEAIGPLKAVKALNLSMSATAEAIESKKTDILKDLKGIGPRTAQKIIAALSGKMDKFVLNQDKKQEVSEDQPGTVLKDIAAQVMVVLVEQLGHRPTEAKAMIAEAFKRNNAIGSPEDLFDEIYRAAKTN; the protein is encoded by the coding sequence ATGATCGGCTATTTAGAAGGCAGGATAATGAAAAAGGAAGCAGAAAAAATCCTGCTTATTGTAAATCATGTAGGATATGAAATCATGCTTCCCGGTTTTGTAATGGATGCCCTGCAAACAAAAAAAACAGGGGATAATCTTGATCTGTATATCTTTCACTATCAAACAGAGCGGCAGCCCAAACCTGTTTTAATAGGTTTTAATTCTGAGATTGAAAAGGAGTTTTTTCAGCTATTTATTTCTGTTGAAGCTATCGGCCCTTTAAAAGCCGTAAAAGCCCTTAATCTTTCCATGAGTGCAACAGCGGAAGCTATTGAATCAAAGAAAACTGATATATTAAAAGACCTTAAAGGTATAGGGCCCAGAACAGCCCAGAAGATAATTGCTGCACTAAGCGGCAAGATGGATAAATTTGTTTTAAATCAAGATAAAAAACAAGAAGTTTCTGAAGATCAACCTGGTACTGTACTTAAAGATATTGCAGCCCAGGTAATGGTTGTCCTGGTAGAACAATTAGGGCACAGACCCACAGAAGCCAAGGCCATGATTGCCGAAGCTTTTAAACGCAACAATGCTATTGGAAGCCCTGAAGACCTTTTTGATGAGATATACCGGGCTGCTAAAACAAATTAA
- a CDS encoding crossover junction endodeoxyribonuclease RuvC codes for MQKIIGIDPGLASTGVGLVWGNGLKVKGYSYGSIHTLKQNPVQERLGHIFSKLLMVLKNEKPDLMIVEEAFSLDKYPKSGITLGKVIGVILLAGFQADLIVKEVPVREAKQILTGNGNADKVQLEKSVRHTLKMTNPIRPFHASDALALALIGLYRFQSL; via the coding sequence ATGCAAAAAATAATTGGAATAGACCCAGGTCTTGCATCAACTGGTGTGGGGCTTGTATGGGGAAATGGACTTAAAGTAAAAGGATATTCCTATGGAAGCATTCATACTTTAAAACAAAACCCTGTGCAGGAACGCCTGGGACATATTTTTTCAAAACTTTTAATGGTATTAAAAAATGAAAAACCTGATCTTATGATTGTTGAGGAAGCATTTTCTCTGGATAAATATCCAAAATCAGGGATAACTCTGGGTAAAGTAATAGGGGTTATTCTCCTGGCAGGGTTTCAGGCAGACCTTATTGTTAAAGAGGTTCCTGTTCGTGAAGCTAAACAGATTCTTACTGGAAATGGTAATGCAGACAAGGTGCAGCTTGAAAAATCTGTAAGACATACACTGAAAATGACAAATCCAATACGTCCTTTTCATGCTTCTGACGCACTTGCACTTGCATTAATAGGACTCTATAGATTCCAATCCCTGTAA
- the ybgF gene encoding tol-pal system protein YbgF, whose product MKSFVLIPACLIIIVLVCSSCALQSDVRILEDRIISLEMHNMELQQLNYEAEREKKQIKSQIQNYSETLEQKENALRSQSASLQVLSDRLRNEIQALRGKLEEIDYLLNQKIKNNETLLKVNNRRLEIIERQLNIDQGGVKNNFNTPGAALQPKPAEKNDKLSDNKQNVYSEDELYLIAKRAFDQQKFDLAQEKFQELLRIYPGSKYAGNAQFWIGEIYYRQKSYENAILEYQTVIEKYPKGNKVRASILKQGFSFYNIGDKANAKLILQELIKKFPGSPEADAAKKKLSRF is encoded by the coding sequence ATGAAATCCTTTGTTTTAATTCCAGCTTGTTTGATTATTATTGTATTAGTTTGCAGCAGTTGCGCCCTGCAAAGTGATGTGAGGATTCTTGAAGACAGGATTATTTCTCTTGAAATGCACAATATGGAGCTTCAACAGCTTAATTATGAAGCTGAAAGAGAAAAAAAACAGATAAAATCACAGATACAAAATTATAGTGAAACCCTGGAACAAAAAGAAAATGCTCTCAGGAGCCAGTCTGCAAGCCTTCAGGTTCTGTCAGACAGATTAAGAAATGAAATCCAGGCCCTGAGAGGAAAGCTTGAGGAAATAGATTATCTTTTAAACCAGAAGATTAAAAATAATGAAACTTTATTAAAAGTAAACAACAGGCGTTTGGAAATCATTGAACGCCAGCTTAATATTGACCAGGGAGGAGTGAAAAATAATTTCAATACTCCTGGAGCAGCACTCCAGCCAAAACCTGCTGAGAAAAATGATAAGTTATCTGATAATAAACAAAATGTTTATTCTGAAGATGAATTATACCTTATTGCAAAACGGGCATTTGACCAGCAGAAATTTGATCTGGCACAGGAAAAGTTCCAGGAATTGCTGAGAATATATCCTGGTTCAAAATATGCAGGCAATGCACAATTCTGGATAGGTGAAATATATTACCGCCAGAAAAGTTATGAAAATGCAATCCTGGAATACCAGACAGTTATTGAAAAATACCCCAAAGGCAATAAAGTCAGGGCATCTATTTTAAAACAGGGATTTTCCTTTTATAATATAGGTGACAAAGCTAACGCAAAGCTGATTTTACAGGAATTGATAAAAAAATTTCCAGGATCCCCTGAAGCTGATGCTGCCAAAAAAAAATTAAGCAGATTCTGA
- the pal gene encoding peptidoglycan-associated lipoprotein Pal, which translates to MQKKLWNFLVLAIVIPGILLTASCSKKVIKDDIAASGLYDTSEQDTQPPPSVYPDDTDTRYSEPVVSTDDIKTSHITREQMAAREKFMNEDIYFGFDQSSLSAEAQMILRRKAEWMKNNPGTSIIIEGHCDERGTTEYNLALGDRRAESVKTFLANLGISVSRIATISYGEEKPLDPGHNEDAWARNRRAHFIIE; encoded by the coding sequence ATGCAGAAAAAATTATGGAACTTTCTAGTTTTGGCAATTGTTATTCCAGGAATACTTTTAACCGCTTCATGTTCAAAAAAAGTTATAAAAGATGATATAGCTGCTTCAGGATTATATGATACATCTGAGCAGGACACCCAGCCCCCTCCATCTGTTTACCCGGATGATACAGATACACGATATTCCGAGCCTGTGGTCAGTACTGATGATATAAAAACCAGCCATATAACCCGTGAGCAGATGGCAGCCAGGGAAAAATTTATGAATGAAGATATTTATTTTGGGTTTGACCAGTCATCCCTTTCTGCTGAAGCCCAGATGATTTTAAGACGTAAGGCTGAATGGATGAAAAATAATCCAGGTACCTCAATTATTATTGAAGGCCATTGTGATGAGCGGGGAACAACTGAATACAACCTTGCATTGGGAGACCGGCGGGCTGAAAGTGTTAAGACTTTTCTGGCAAATCTTGGTATTTCAGTCTCCCGCATAGCAACTATCAGCTATGGCGAAGAAAAACCTCTTGATCCGGGACATAATGAAGATGCATGGGCAAGAAACAGACGGGCCCATTTTATTATTGAATAA